A window of the Kosakonia sp. BYX6 genome harbors these coding sequences:
- a CDS encoding phosphotransferase family protein, translating into METRFNDLSVNQDAIRDVLQRMALITEQQTLQVSPLTGGVSSTILKITAGDQQFCLKQALPTLKVAKEWHAPLERVFAEIDWMQTVATIVPHAVAHIQGVDRDALCFVMDYLPAEQYDNWKTRLLAGDIDTDFAAKMGDVLGTIHQHTANNRQLAKQFAWDDNFFLLRLDPYLGEIARAHPRYAEQIQAILTRTQTTKRALVHGDISPKNILCGPHGPVILDAECAWYGDPAFDLAFCLNHFLLKSVMAPNASQQAQLLAAFDALYQRYFQRVTWEETDAFELRVATLLPCLLLARVDGKSPVEYFNEAQAQTVRRASCTLLERQFNRLQDIQSFWRKEIGL; encoded by the coding sequence ATGGAAACGCGATTTAACGATCTTTCAGTGAATCAGGATGCTATTCGCGATGTGTTACAGCGTATGGCATTGATAACAGAACAACAGACATTACAGGTTAGCCCGCTTACCGGTGGCGTATCGTCAACGATTCTAAAAATCACCGCCGGTGACCAGCAATTTTGCCTAAAACAGGCACTGCCAACACTGAAAGTCGCCAAAGAGTGGCATGCGCCACTGGAGCGCGTGTTTGCGGAAATCGACTGGATGCAAACCGTCGCCACGATTGTGCCGCACGCGGTAGCACATATTCAGGGCGTCGATCGCGACGCGCTCTGTTTTGTGATGGATTACCTGCCCGCGGAACAATATGACAACTGGAAAACCCGCTTGCTGGCGGGCGATATTGATACCGATTTCGCGGCGAAAATGGGCGACGTGCTCGGCACCATCCACCAGCATACGGCGAATAACCGCCAGCTTGCCAAACAGTTCGCCTGGGACGACAACTTTTTCTTACTGCGTTTAGACCCGTATCTCGGCGAAATCGCCCGCGCACATCCGCGTTATGCCGAACAGATCCAGGCGATTTTAACGCGCACGCAAACCACCAAACGCGCGTTGGTACATGGCGATATCAGTCCGAAAAACATTCTTTGCGGCCCGCATGGCCCGGTCATTTTGGATGCCGAATGCGCGTGGTATGGCGACCCGGCGTTCGACCTCGCTTTCTGCTTAAACCATTTCTTGCTGAAAAGCGTAATGGCGCCGAATGCTTCGCAACAAGCACAACTGCTGGCGGCTTTCGACGCGCTGTATCAGCGCTATTTCCAGCGTGTCACTTGGGAAGAAACTGACGCCTTTGAACTGCGTGTCGCCACCCTGCTGCCCTGCTTACTGCTCGCCAGAGTCGATGGCAAATCGCCGGTCGAATACTTCAACGAAGCGCAGGCACAAACCGTTCGCCGGGCGAGCTGCACCTTATTAGAGCGCCAATTTAACCGCTTGCAAGACATTCAATCATTCTGGAGGAAGGAGATCGGGTTATGA
- the eno gene encoding phosphopyruvate hydratase — protein sequence MSRIKKVLGRRIWDSRGWPTVEVEIHLENGVMGRGLAPAGASCGMHEAVELRDGGTTLAGKDVQKALLNIENEIAPALAGIDIHDQQLIDNILIELDGTGTFSRLGGNAAVACSMAAINTAANNAGLPLWKYLAGDQKVALPLPQIQIFGGGAHAGRRIDIQDLMVIANGARSFQQALEMTAEVYHSAGRIMKQRGHLSGVADEGGWWPEFSSNEQALDTLVKAIEGAGYIPGQDVSIALDIASSEFGKNGRYRLALESTEYDSDGMCELLLGWLDKYPIVSIEDPLAEDDEQGLIAFTQAAGSRVQIVGDDYFVTNAQRVKEAAEKGACNAVLLKANQAGTISELRNAFSEAKKAGYGAIVSARSGETEDHIIVHLALGLNAGQLKVGSMARAERTAKWNEAIRLEDTYGLAFFGVNALNHK from the coding sequence ATGAGTCGAATTAAAAAAGTACTGGGACGTCGCATTTGGGATTCGCGCGGCTGGCCGACGGTGGAAGTGGAAATTCACCTGGAAAATGGCGTGATGGGGCGCGGGCTGGCGCCAGCGGGCGCATCTTGCGGCATGCACGAAGCGGTGGAACTGCGCGATGGCGGCACCACGCTTGCGGGCAAAGATGTGCAAAAAGCGCTGCTGAATATCGAAAATGAGATTGCACCCGCGCTGGCGGGCATCGACATTCACGATCAACAACTGATTGATAACATTCTCATTGAGCTGGACGGTACCGGCACATTCTCCCGCCTGGGTGGCAATGCGGCGGTTGCCTGTTCGATGGCCGCCATCAATACGGCGGCGAATAACGCGGGTTTACCGCTGTGGAAATACCTCGCCGGGGATCAAAAAGTGGCGCTGCCTTTGCCGCAAATCCAGATTTTCGGCGGCGGCGCGCATGCCGGACGACGTATTGATATTCAGGATTTGATGGTGATTGCCAATGGCGCGCGCTCTTTCCAGCAGGCGCTGGAGATGACCGCCGAGGTTTACCACAGCGCCGGGCGCATTATGAAACAGCGCGGCCATTTGAGCGGCGTGGCGGATGAAGGCGGCTGGTGGCCGGAGTTTTCCAGTAACGAACAGGCGCTGGATACGCTGGTGAAAGCCATTGAAGGCGCGGGTTATATTCCCGGCCAGGATGTTTCTATCGCGCTGGATATTGCCTCGTCAGAATTCGGTAAAAACGGCCGTTATCGGCTGGCGCTGGAATCCACAGAATATGATTCCGACGGCATGTGCGAATTACTGCTCGGCTGGCTGGATAAATACCCGATTGTCTCCATCGAAGATCCGCTGGCGGAAGATGATGAACAAGGTCTGATTGCCTTTACGCAGGCTGCCGGTTCGCGGGTGCAAATTGTTGGCGATGATTATTTCGTCACTAACGCGCAGCGCGTGAAAGAGGCAGCAGAAAAAGGCGCCTGCAACGCGGTGTTATTAAAAGCCAACCAGGCCGGCACCATTAGCGAATTACGCAACGCGTTTAGCGAGGCGAAAAAAGCCGGTTACGGCGCGATTGTTTCCGCGCGTTCCGGTGAAACCGAAGACCATATTATTGTGCATTTGGCTCTTGGTCTGAATGCCGGGCAATTAAAAGTCGGCTCAATGGCTCGCGCCGAACGCACCGCAAAATGGAATGAAGCCATTCGTCTGGAAGACACCTACGGCCTGGCGTTTTTTGGCGTGAATGCCCTAAACCATAAATAG
- the tcuC gene encoding tricarballylate/proton symporter TcuC, with protein sequence MTDYSGEALPAARKKIQVKPIVQVGAGNALEIYDFMVYGYYARYISQAYFPSDNEYVSLMLTLMTFALGFFARPFGAIILGAYTDRHGRRKGLIMALTLMSIGILCIALTPTYSSIGIAAPILVIFGRLLQGFSAGAELGGVVVYLAEISPPNRRAFYTCWQVGSQQFAVMAASLIGLVMLYTMDVQDLHDWGWRIPLLIGCAVIPLMFWLRTNLQETEVFAKKKTTPTVKEICRSLVTGWRVIVTCMGMVAMATVTAQTVTTYAPTFIKSLNLGEHVGFITLFFVGLSILFWLPITAMIADRVNRKTMLIVVTVVGALSAWPLLSWLAADPTVFKFVVFELWFSFMYACYSSVQVAAMVELVPAHARTAGYSFAQAVAAAVLGGLTPAICTWLNHTFNSNAMVGVWLGFNAVLSLIAVLTLDHKQTAINQRVELH encoded by the coding sequence ATGACCGATTACAGCGGCGAGGCGTTGCCCGCAGCCAGAAAGAAAATTCAGGTAAAACCCATTGTGCAAGTGGGCGCGGGTAACGCGCTGGAAATATATGACTTTATGGTGTACGGCTATTACGCCCGTTATATATCCCAGGCTTATTTCCCATCTGATAATGAATATGTGTCGTTAATGCTCACCTTAATGACCTTTGCCTTAGGTTTTTTCGCAAGGCCATTCGGCGCCATTATTTTAGGGGCTTATACCGACCGCCACGGGCGTCGCAAAGGGTTAATTATGGCCCTGACGTTAATGTCGATTGGTATTCTCTGTATTGCGCTCACGCCAACGTATTCTTCGATAGGCATTGCCGCGCCGATTCTTGTCATATTCGGTCGGTTGCTGCAGGGCTTCTCTGCCGGTGCGGAACTGGGCGGCGTGGTGGTTTATCTGGCAGAAATCTCGCCACCGAACCGCCGGGCGTTCTACACCTGCTGGCAGGTCGGTTCACAGCAGTTTGCGGTAATGGCCGCCTCGCTGATTGGTCTGGTGATGCTTTACACCATGGACGTGCAGGATCTGCACGACTGGGGCTGGCGTATTCCGCTGCTGATTGGCTGCGCGGTGATCCCGCTGATGTTCTGGCTGCGGACCAATCTGCAAGAAACCGAAGTGTTCGCTAAGAAGAAAACCACACCGACGGTGAAAGAGATCTGCCGCAGCCTGGTGACCGGCTGGCGCGTGATTGTCACCTGTATGGGCATGGTGGCGATGGCAACCGTCACCGCCCAGACCGTCACCACTTATGCGCCAACGTTTATTAAAAGCCTGAATCTCGGTGAACATGTTGGGTTTATCACCCTGTTCTTCGTCGGTTTGTCGATTCTGTTCTGGCTGCCAATCACCGCGATGATCGCCGACCGGGTGAACAGAAAAACCATGCTGATTGTCGTCACCGTCGTCGGCGCGCTTTCCGCCTGGCCGCTGCTCTCCTGGCTGGCGGCGGATCCGACGGTGTTCAAGTTTGTGGTGTTTGAATTGTGGTTCTCGTTTATGTACGCCTGTTACAGCTCCGTGCAGGTCGCGGCGATGGTCGAATTGGTTCCGGCTCATGCACGCACCGCCGGTTACTCCTTTGCCCAGGCTGTCGCGGCGGCGGTACTCGGCGGGTTAACCCCGGCGATCTGTACTTGGCTCAACCACACCTTCAACAGTAACGCGATGGTCGGCGTCTGGCTGGGCTTCAATGCCGTATTAAGCCTGATCGCTGTGCTGACGCTGGACCATAAACAAACGGCCATCAACCAGCGCGTTGAATTGCATTAA